A window of Rhodococcus sp. SGAir0479 contains these coding sequences:
- a CDS encoding ABC transporter permease produces MFLALRELRFARSRFGLMGGVIALISVLMVLLSGLSSGLVEDGVSGLKATPVDGFAFNEGTKTDSAFSRSVVTDTQVQAWREQPGVAEAQPFGNMLVNAHNDKDVPVDLALFGVPVDSFLAPAVADGTTLGEPNGIVIGRSALDTGVELGDTVTVDRLGTELKIVGVTDDKRTFGHVDVAYLPIDTWRELHAGVRPGETVPAQALTESTAVALKAQPGVKLDYTAGDAAARTSTVSLEDSFAASPGFSAETMTLDLIKVFLYAISALVVGAFFTVWTIQRKHEIAVMRAMGASTGYLLRDGLAQALILLLGSVTVGAAVGYGFGSLIGGGVPFLLEPAAVAVAAVLLIVLGLIGAAVAIVRIASVNPLNALGGQR; encoded by the coding sequence ATGTTCCTCGCCCTGCGCGAACTTCGGTTCGCGCGATCCAGATTCGGCCTCATGGGTGGCGTCATCGCCCTCATCTCCGTGTTGATGGTGCTGCTGTCCGGGCTGTCCTCCGGCCTCGTCGAGGACGGCGTCTCGGGCCTGAAGGCCACGCCGGTCGACGGGTTCGCCTTCAACGAGGGCACCAAGACCGACTCCGCGTTCTCGCGCAGCGTCGTCACCGACACGCAGGTGCAGGCGTGGCGCGAGCAGCCCGGCGTCGCGGAGGCGCAGCCGTTCGGCAACATGCTCGTCAACGCGCACAACGACAAGGACGTGCCGGTCGACCTCGCCCTGTTCGGCGTCCCGGTGGACTCGTTCCTCGCGCCCGCCGTCGCCGACGGCACCACGCTGGGCGAGCCGAACGGCATCGTCATCGGCAGGAGCGCCCTCGACACCGGCGTCGAACTCGGTGACACCGTCACCGTGGACCGGCTCGGGACCGAACTGAAGATCGTCGGGGTCACCGACGACAAGCGCACGTTCGGTCACGTCGACGTCGCGTATCTGCCGATCGACACGTGGCGCGAGCTGCATGCCGGGGTGCGTCCCGGCGAGACCGTTCCGGCGCAGGCGCTGACGGAGTCCACCGCGGTCGCGCTGAAGGCACAGCCCGGCGTGAAGCTCGACTACACCGCCGGGGACGCCGCGGCGCGGACGTCGACGGTGTCCCTCGAGGACTCGTTCGCCGCGTCGCCGGGCTTCAGTGCCGAGACGATGACGCTCGACCTGATCAAGGTATTCCTCTACGCGATCTCCGCGCTCGTCGTCGGCGCGTTCTTCACCGTGTGGACGATCCAGCGCAAGCACGAGATCGCCGTGATGCGGGCGATGGGCGCCTCCACCGGCTACCTGTTGCGCGACGGCCTGGCACAGGCGCTGATCCTGCTGCTCGGTTCGGTGACCGTCGGCGCCGCCGTGGGCTACGGATTCGGGTCGCTGATCGGCGGGGGAGTGCCGTTCCTGCTCGAGCCCGCCGCGGTGGCGGTCGCGGCGGTGCTGCTGATCGTCCTGGGTCTGATCGGGGCGGCGGTCGCGATCGTCCGCATCGCATCGGTCAATCCGTTGAACGCGCTGGGAGGACAGCGATGA
- a CDS encoding ABC transporter ATP-binding protein translates to MSPRNEPGRTTAVSTATDSRVETAALEIVDAHLRLGDGEQTVTALDAVSLSVRPGEMVAVVGPSGSGKSSLLAVAGALTAPDSGSVRVGGHDLLAMKRAEAARFRLEHIGFVFQSGNLIPSLTAADQLRLVSRLGHRKGRTFRDPIELLEQVGLGHKTDRRPDQLSGGERQRVGIARALASTPSLLLVDEPTAALDRARSHEIVQLLARETRESSVGTVMVTHDYDVLDYCDRVVEMTDGRLTPRRSESSS, encoded by the coding sequence ATGAGCCCCCGGAACGAACCAGGAAGGACAACTGCCGTGAGCACCGCGACCGACAGCCGTGTCGAGACCGCCGCCCTCGAGATCGTCGACGCGCACCTGCGCCTCGGTGACGGCGAACAGACCGTGACCGCACTGGACGCGGTGAGCCTGAGCGTCCGCCCGGGCGAGATGGTGGCGGTCGTCGGGCCGTCGGGCTCGGGCAAGTCGAGTCTGCTGGCCGTCGCCGGAGCCCTCACCGCCCCCGACTCGGGCAGTGTGCGCGTGGGCGGGCACGACCTGCTGGCGATGAAGCGCGCCGAGGCGGCGAGGTTCCGCCTCGAACACATCGGGTTCGTGTTCCAGAGCGGCAATCTCATCCCGTCGCTCACCGCGGCCGACCAGCTGCGCCTGGTCTCCCGCCTCGGCCACCGCAAGGGCCGCACTTTCCGCGACCCGATCGAGTTGCTCGAACAGGTGGGCCTGGGCCACAAGACCGACCGCCGACCCGACCAGCTCTCCGGCGGTGAGCGGCAGCGCGTGGGTATCGCCCGCGCACTGGCGTCGACGCCGTCACTGTTGCTGGTGGACGAGCCGACCGCGGCGCTCGACCGCGCGCGCAGCCACGAGATCGTGCAGTTGCTCGCGCGCGAGACCCGCGAATCGAGCGTCGGCACCGTCATGGTGACCCATGACTACGATGTGCTCGACTATTGCGACCGGGTGGTGGAGATGACGGACGGACGGCTCACGCCCCGCCGGAGCGAGAGCAGCAGCTAG